A single genomic interval of Candidatus Acidiferrales bacterium harbors:
- a CDS encoding ATP-binding protein, giving the protein MKIRSIRSKIIFLFAIIFGVTLSVFVAALYLVYARQSAQNFDLNLSNDALEVVGLIKGDEFLEQEIISGLTQRPFVLPFGTNKYIQVLSFDGNIIIKSANLRNFALPVGPEVLGLALSQHQVFETLDNSFSKRLNTDGKLRMVTYPVLDNGIPRYLVQVASNTAALDQSLFQFRLLLFISVPLTILLAALGGFYVAKKAFDPIDKIIRTAQSISAEHLDKRLEKGKVDDEISRLSGTLNDMFDRIEEAFNLQKQFTADASHELKTPLTILLGEIEVALKNPRTPEDYQNILESAVEEIRRITNIVDDLLTIARLESGQLPLLKQPVRIDELLLDAISRVSGYAAQHSVRVNYEVKSGSGHESEEVFVQGDRDKLLSIFINLLDNAIKYSKPNGTVKVVQKTEDKFARLEIIDTGIGIPSSDLPHVFDRFYRADKSRSASGTRRGSGLGLSISRFLVQAHGGSIQIESQEEEGTIVTVRLPVVRTDEIAESLEADSPG; this is encoded by the coding sequence ATGAAGATACGGTCGATTAGATCTAAAATAATTTTTCTTTTTGCAATTATCTTCGGAGTTACGCTCTCTGTTTTTGTTGCGGCATTGTATCTGGTTTATGCGAGGCAAAGTGCGCAGAATTTCGACCTCAACCTGAGTAACGACGCACTCGAAGTCGTTGGACTGATAAAGGGAGACGAATTTCTGGAACAGGAGATAATATCCGGATTGACTCAGCGTCCTTTTGTTCTTCCGTTCGGCACAAACAAGTACATACAGGTTTTGTCCTTTGATGGAAACATAATAATAAAGTCCGCCAACCTGAGGAATTTTGCATTGCCTGTCGGACCGGAGGTTCTCGGTCTAGCACTGAGTCAGCATCAGGTTTTCGAGACGCTTGACAATTCGTTCTCGAAGCGGTTGAATACGGATGGAAAACTACGAATGGTCACTTACCCCGTGCTCGACAACGGCATTCCAAGGTATCTCGTGCAGGTCGCCTCGAATACCGCGGCACTTGATCAATCGCTCTTCCAATTTCGGCTCCTCCTTTTCATTTCGGTGCCGCTGACAATATTACTGGCTGCACTTGGAGGTTTCTATGTTGCGAAGAAAGCCTTCGACCCGATCGACAAGATAATACGGACGGCACAGTCGATTTCCGCAGAGCACTTAGACAAGCGTCTCGAAAAAGGAAAAGTTGACGACGAGATTTCACGCTTGTCCGGAACACTTAATGATATGTTCGACAGGATCGAGGAGGCATTCAACCTCCAGAAACAATTCACAGCAGATGCCTCGCACGAACTGAAGACCCCTCTTACGATCTTGCTTGGCGAAATTGAAGTGGCGTTAAAAAATCCCAGGACCCCCGAGGATTACCAGAATATTCTTGAAAGCGCAGTTGAGGAAATAAGGAGGATCACTAATATTGTTGATGATCTCCTGACCATCGCCAGACTCGAAAGCGGTCAGCTTCCACTCCTGAAGCAGCCGGTGAGAATCGATGAACTTCTTCTAGACGCTATATCGCGAGTCTCGGGCTACGCCGCCCAGCATAGTGTCAGGGTAAACTACGAAGTTAAGAGCGGCTCGGGGCATGAGAGTGAGGAGGTTTTCGTACAGGGGGACAGAGATAAACTTCTCAGCATTTTCATTAACTTGCTCGACAATGCGATAAAATATTCAAAACCTAACGGCACTGTGAAAGTGGTGCAGAAGACCGAAGACAAGTTTGCAAGGCTTGAAATAATCGATACGGGAATAGGAATTCCATCGAGCGATCTTCCCCATGTTTTCGATAGGTTCTATCGCGCTGATAAATCAAGGTCGGCAAGCGGTACAAGAAGAGGATCGGGGTTGGGTCTCTCGATTTCGAGATTTCTCGTGCAGGCACATGGCGGTTCAATTCAAATAGAAAGCCAGGAAGAGGAAGGTACAATTGTTACAGTCAGACTACCGGTAGTACGTACGGACGAGATAGCCGAGTCGCTGGAGGCCGATTCGCCCGGCTAG
- a CDS encoding MBL fold metallo-hydrolase — MSEGIHSGGSLMLIEKFEDGPIWTTGYLLYDRRSLEGAVVDVPLWSSDKMYKRIKELDLDLRFVIATHGHWDHIGEMRKLKALTGARICAHTSDEWMMKDPNGSLIPPPIPVEAVNIDIPLEDAMELRFGSCVLRVIHTPGHSAGSVCLYDEIDGVMFTGDTLFAGSIGRTDLPSGSYEEIAGSISNKVFSYPEETGIFPGHGMDSTLKKERAENPFVQVMFAER; from the coding sequence TTGTCTGAAGGAATTCATTCAGGTGGTTCACTCATGCTGATCGAGAAGTTCGAAGACGGTCCGATATGGACAACAGGTTATTTGTTATACGATCGAAGGTCGCTCGAAGGGGCAGTGGTTGACGTTCCGCTATGGTCGTCGGATAAAATGTATAAGCGGATCAAAGAACTTGATTTAGATTTGAGATTTGTCATTGCGACTCACGGACATTGGGACCACATTGGCGAAATGAGAAAGTTGAAAGCGCTGACCGGTGCGAGAATATGTGCCCACACATCCGACGAGTGGATGATGAAGGATCCGAATGGTTCTTTGATCCCTCCTCCGATACCCGTTGAAGCGGTGAACATCGATATCCCGCTGGAAGATGCCATGGAACTGCGGTTTGGCAGTTGTGTCCTGAGGGTCATTCACACGCCGGGTCATTCTGCAGGCTCAGTTTGTCTTTACGATGAAATTGACGGCGTGATGTTTACAGGTGATACTTTGTTCGCGGGTTCGATTGGGAGAACTGATTTACCGTCAGGCTCTTACGAAGAAATAGCCGGCAGCATCTCCAACAAAGTTTTTTCTTACCCGGAAGAAACGGGGATATTTCCAGGTCACGGTATGGATAGTACATTGAAAAAAGAGAGGGCAGAAAATCCGTTCGTGCAGGTGATGTTTGCTGAAAGGTAG
- the tsf gene encoding translation elongation factor Ts — MEITVDMVKSLREITGAGMMECKKALQEANGDAEQAKKILRAHGAKVAEKRAGREAKQGVVEAYIHAGGRIGAMVEINCETDFVARTDEFKQLARDIAMQIAAMSPFVISREEISSQMVEKEKDNFRAEAKGEGKPDSVIENIAEGRLEKYFQEVVLLEQAFIKDPQRMVKDLMMEMTAKTGENVSIRRFQRFELGVDGAK, encoded by the coding sequence ATGGAAATAACTGTTGATATGGTGAAATCACTCCGCGAAATTACCGGTGCGGGAATGATGGAATGCAAGAAAGCTCTTCAAGAAGCGAATGGCGATGCTGAACAGGCAAAGAAAATTCTTCGTGCACACGGGGCGAAGGTCGCAGAGAAGCGCGCCGGTCGTGAAGCCAAACAGGGCGTTGTCGAGGCATATATCCACGCGGGCGGCAGAATAGGTGCCATGGTCGAGATCAATTGTGAAACTGATTTCGTGGCGCGCACAGACGAGTTCAAACAGCTTGCCCGGGATATCGCAATGCAGATCGCCGCGATGAGCCCGTTCGTCATTTCCAGAGAGGAAATCTCTTCGCAGATGGTTGAAAAGGAGAAAGATAATTTCCGCGCGGAAGCAAAGGGCGAAGGCAAACCCGATTCTGTCATCGAGAACATTGCGGAGGGACGCCTGGAAAAATATTTTCAGGAAGTGGTCCTTCTCGAACAAGCGTTTATCAAAGATCCTCAGCGTATGGTCAAGGACCTCATGATGGAAATGACGGCGAAAACTGGTGAAAACGTTTCTATCCGAAGGTTCCAGAGATTTGAACTCGGTGTCGATGGCGCAAAGTAA
- the apt gene encoding adenine phosphoribosyltransferase: MNIENKIRTVPDFPKKGIMFRDITTLLKDKDGFAYAIEKFYEHYKNKQIDKVVSVESRGFIFGSALAYKLGAGFVPIRKPGKLPAEVIRQEYQLEYGTDSMEIHRDAIQPGDRVLVHDDLLATGGTVAAACKLLERLQGKVEGICFLIELTPLNGRKAIPDIDVFSLIKYDVD, translated from the coding sequence GTGAATATCGAAAACAAGATCAGGACTGTGCCAGACTTTCCCAAGAAGGGGATCATGTTCCGGGATATCACAACTTTGCTCAAAGATAAAGATGGGTTTGCGTACGCGATTGAGAAGTTTTATGAGCATTATAAGAATAAACAGATTGATAAAGTCGTGTCGGTGGAGTCGAGAGGCTTCATTTTCGGGAGCGCGCTCGCATACAAATTGGGAGCTGGCTTTGTGCCGATTCGCAAGCCTGGAAAACTTCCCGCGGAGGTCATCCGGCAGGAATATCAGCTTGAATACGGCACAGACTCAATGGAGATACACAGGGATGCGATCCAGCCGGGCGACAGAGTATTGGTACACGATGATCTTCTTGCCACCGGCGGAACGGTTGCTGCCGCATGCAAACTTTTGGAACGACTTCAGGGAAAAGTCGAGGGGATATGCTTCCTGATCGAGCTGACTCCATTGAACGGCAGGAAAGCAATTCCGGATATAGATGTTTTTTCTTTGATCAAGTACGATGTAGATTGA
- the pyrH gene encoding UMP kinase, with protein sequence MPKASDSVELKFKRILLKLSGESLMGEKGYGIDPGILDQFSNEVKSVRSLGAEVGIVIGGGNIYRGIAAAADGVDKVVGDQMGMLATVINALALQNILEKKGVYTRLMSAISMEQMAEPFIRRRAIRHLEKGRVVIFGAGTGNPYFTTDTAAALRAVEIRADVIIKGTRVDGIYDSDPELNPKAIKYNEISYMDVLKKDLKVMDLTAITLCRENKLPIVVFNMNVPGNLRRVLSGEAIGSIVRHF encoded by the coding sequence ATGCCGAAGGCGTCGGACAGCGTGGAACTCAAATTTAAACGCATACTTTTGAAACTAAGCGGCGAGTCACTCATGGGGGAAAAAGGGTATGGAATCGACCCGGGTATTTTAGACCAATTTTCTAACGAGGTTAAATCGGTGCGTTCTCTCGGGGCCGAAGTCGGTATCGTCATCGGGGGGGGGAACATTTACAGAGGAATCGCGGCAGCCGCGGACGGGGTCGACAAGGTCGTGGGTGATCAGATGGGGATGCTTGCAACGGTGATTAATGCACTGGCACTGCAAAATATACTGGAGAAAAAAGGAGTCTATACAAGACTTATGAGCGCGATCAGCATGGAACAAATGGCCGAGCCTTTCATAAGGCGTCGCGCCATTCGTCATCTAGAAAAAGGAAGAGTAGTAATTTTTGGAGCTGGTACCGGCAACCCATATTTCACAACAGACACCGCCGCGGCATTGCGAGCCGTCGAGATAAGAGCGGATGTTATCATAAAGGGCACAAGAGTGGATGGAATTTATGACTCTGATCCCGAGTTGAACCCTAAGGCCATTAAGTATAACGAGATTTCTTACATGGATGTACTGAAAAAAGATCTTAAAGTCATGGACCTAACTGCGATAACTCTTTGCAGAGAAAACAAACTACCGATCGTAGTTTTCAATATGAACGTTCCCGGCAACTTGAGAAGGGTATTGTCCGGTGAGGCGATCGGATCAATCGTCCGTCATTTCTAG
- the frr gene encoding ribosome recycling factor, giving the protein MLEKIIHETDEKMKKAVEFTRQELSKLRSGKATAALLDDVKIEYYGKKLPIAQVGSVSTPDPHLITVQPWDKSIVHEIEKAILAANVGLTPSNDGTVIRLPVPPLTEERRKELVKVARKFVEDGRVSIRSIRRDSNEHLKKAEKDEHVSEDERKRGETEVQKLTDKSIKHLDEILNIKEKEIMEV; this is encoded by the coding sequence ATGCTGGAAAAGATTATCCATGAAACAGATGAAAAGATGAAAAAAGCTGTCGAGTTTACAAGACAGGAATTGTCTAAGCTCAGGTCGGGGAAGGCTACAGCGGCATTGTTAGATGATGTCAAGATAGAGTACTACGGCAAAAAGCTGCCGATAGCTCAAGTGGGTAGCGTGAGCACACCCGATCCGCACCTAATCACGGTTCAGCCGTGGGATAAATCCATTGTTCATGAGATTGAAAAGGCAATACTTGCCGCGAATGTCGGGCTCACTCCCTCAAATGACGGCACCGTGATCAGACTCCCGGTCCCGCCCTTGACCGAGGAGAGGAGAAAGGAACTGGTGAAGGTTGCAAGGAAATTTGTCGAAGATGGGCGAGTCTCAATAAGAAGTATCCGTCGAGACTCCAATGAGCATTTGAAAAAGGCGGAGAAAGACGAGCATGTTTCGGAAGATGAGCGCAAACGCGGCGAAACGGAAGTTCAGAAACTTACCGACAAATCCATTAAACATCTCGATGAAATCCTGAACATCAAAGAAAAAGAGATAATGGAGGTATAG
- a CDS encoding response regulator transcription factor: MRILVVEDEKKVASFIKKGLEEQSYAVDVAYDGRQGEDLASHNDYDLIILDILLPVQDGVQTCQRIRGRKIDSPILMLTAIGDTEAKVRGLDSGADDYLTKPFHFEELLARVRALLRRKSQDKSSTLQVGELMLDPVSRKVERDGRQIRLTSREFALLEYFMRNNGKTLSRVHIAQHVWNVNFDMESNVIDVYVKLLRQKVDKDFKKQLIHTVIGAGYVLKDEDTVD, from the coding sequence TTGCGAATTCTAGTGGTGGAAGATGAAAAGAAAGTCGCCTCTTTCATAAAAAAGGGGTTGGAGGAGCAATCTTACGCGGTGGATGTCGCCTATGACGGTAGACAAGGCGAGGATCTCGCATCTCATAATGATTACGATTTGATCATCCTCGACATACTTCTTCCCGTGCAGGATGGAGTCCAGACGTGCCAGAGAATTCGCGGAAGGAAAATTGACTCGCCGATTTTGATGCTGACGGCGATAGGAGATACCGAGGCAAAAGTTCGCGGACTTGATTCAGGTGCCGATGATTACCTCACCAAACCGTTCCACTTTGAGGAATTGCTTGCGAGAGTTCGCGCATTGTTGCGAAGGAAAAGTCAGGATAAGTCGTCGACCCTTCAGGTCGGCGAACTTATGCTCGATCCCGTGTCTCGAAAAGTCGAGCGCGACGGGAGGCAGATCAGGCTGACCTCAAGGGAATTCGCTCTCCTCGAATACTTCATGCGTAATAATGGAAAAACTCTCTCAAGGGTTCACATCGCTCAACACGTATGGAATGTCAACTTCGACATGGAATCGAATGTAATCGATGTCTATGTCAAACTTTTGCGTCAAAAAGTGGATAAGGATTTTAAGAAACAGCTGATCCATACAGTCATAGGAGCAGGATACGTTCTCAAAGATGAAGATACGGTCGATTAG
- a CDS encoding aldolase/citrate lyase family protein, whose translation MRKIRPYYFSKLRTSDFLSFYMRVRSCDGIVCFDFEDSIDDPDKTLARKLKEDQRSAVVKLLKSMKLDDEMNGIGIRVNSCRSEFIQEDLDAINSLRNLHSIFLSKAEHSHEVAQLMNNLTADVEEIIPIIETRAGFDCAGEILSFQNSKLKSIAFGHCDFNLSTNCFPFHHQDSAEYWEWISFLNRKAKEAGKKLINSVVLSLNDEKLFQWVLRKLTEYPSVEGQAVLSMKQTEWCSRAQFEFSNVGVGRWKKARKPDFDIAISVVDNFQSHRLEGKSFALDKNRTVTSPQEYTAARSYLEQFNAGKNMLIVGGCLPIQYNIPKDRTYHYTLVKLLEKKHLKFDVAIIRYETLSRCLEKIMTAARNIRIDVLMFNLRTEPLVRISKILYKYVNDEGDLKRSLNLPYLGILNAERYDPLNVKLLTSDTGSKRKEKKWRHLLVEANCVFGALIGNRSFVLRKYEELFLGINKFCVENNIKLLVLGPATRPSSGFENKLAEDVNDRFSRIAEVSGISYVDVMGTHDESGNDLFFENGIHVSQAGHDRMAKMLFEKMLGEVL comes from the coding sequence ATGAGGAAGATTCGGCCGTATTATTTTTCAAAACTTCGCACATCTGATTTTTTGTCGTTCTACATGAGGGTACGGAGCTGCGACGGGATTGTCTGTTTTGATTTTGAAGACAGCATAGATGATCCGGATAAGACTCTTGCAAGGAAGCTGAAAGAAGATCAGCGCAGTGCGGTCGTCAAGTTGTTGAAATCGATGAAGTTGGATGACGAGATGAACGGGATCGGCATCAGGGTTAATTCCTGCCGCTCGGAATTTATTCAGGAGGATTTGGACGCGATAAATTCCCTGAGAAATTTGCACTCGATATTTTTGTCGAAGGCGGAACACTCGCATGAGGTCGCACAGCTCATGAATAACTTGACGGCTGACGTTGAAGAAATAATACCGATAATAGAAACCAGGGCGGGTTTTGACTGCGCCGGAGAAATACTCTCATTTCAGAATTCGAAATTAAAGTCGATCGCTTTCGGTCATTGTGATTTCAATTTGAGCACAAATTGCTTTCCTTTTCATCATCAGGACTCGGCGGAATACTGGGAATGGATTTCCTTTCTCAATAGAAAGGCAAAGGAAGCCGGAAAAAAGCTGATCAACTCTGTAGTTCTGTCACTCAACGATGAGAAATTGTTTCAATGGGTTTTAAGGAAACTTACCGAATACCCTTCGGTCGAAGGGCAGGCTGTTTTGAGCATGAAGCAGACAGAATGGTGCTCGCGAGCACAGTTTGAGTTTTCAAACGTCGGTGTTGGCAGGTGGAAAAAAGCCCGCAAGCCGGATTTCGATATTGCGATCTCGGTTGTCGATAATTTTCAGAGCCACCGTTTAGAGGGAAAGTCTTTTGCCCTTGATAAGAACAGGACAGTGACCAGTCCTCAGGAGTATACCGCAGCAAGATCGTATCTAGAGCAATTCAATGCGGGCAAGAATATGCTTATAGTCGGAGGCTGTCTTCCGATCCAGTATAATATTCCAAAGGATAGAACGTACCACTATACTCTCGTGAAGCTCCTCGAGAAAAAACATCTTAAGTTTGACGTGGCAATCATTCGATACGAGACACTGTCGCGGTGTCTGGAAAAAATCATGACAGCGGCAAGAAATATTCGCATCGATGTGTTGATGTTTAATCTTCGAACCGAGCCTTTGGTGAGAATATCGAAGATACTCTATAAGTATGTTAATGATGAAGGAGATTTGAAACGCTCGTTGAATCTCCCTTATTTAGGAATATTGAATGCCGAAAGGTATGATCCGCTAAATGTAAAACTTCTCACTTCGGATACCGGTTCAAAAAGGAAGGAAAAGAAATGGAGGCATCTCTTAGTTGAGGCCAATTGCGTATTCGGAGCTTTGATTGGGAATAGATCCTTTGTATTGAGGAAATATGAAGAGTTGTTTCTGGGCATAAACAAGTTTTGCGTTGAGAATAATATCAAACTCCTGGTCCTTGGGCCGGCGACAAGACCATCTTCCGGATTTGAGAACAAGCTCGCCGAAGATGTGAACGACAGGTTTTCGAGAATTGCGGAGGTCTCGGGAATCTCTTACGTCGATGTCATGGGCACTCACGATGAATCGGGAAATGATCTGTTCTTCGAAAATGGAATACATGTTAGTCAAGCCGGACATGACAGGATGGCGAAAATGTTATTTGAGAAGATGCTTGGCGAAGTGCTGTAA
- the rpsB gene encoding 30S ribosomal protein S2, with product MPRVSLEALLSSGAHFGHLTRRWDPKMKPYIFMERNGIHIIDLRQTQQLLDEACEAMANLAADGKKVLYVGTKKQAREIIRQQAERAGVYYVTERWLGGMLTNFSTIRKSVRRLQHIEKMEVDNTIESMTKKEGLHLKREKEKLEKTLSGVREMNKLPGAVFVIDIKKEHIAVAEASRLGIPIFALVDTNCDPDPITYLVPSNDDAVTAIEVILKALTDAYVEGSQRANEAKMEAMMEQSSKSSDASSKKQENVN from the coding sequence ATGCCAAGAGTAAGTTTAGAAGCCCTTCTTTCATCAGGCGCACATTTTGGTCACCTGACTCGCCGCTGGGATCCTAAGATGAAACCTTACATCTTCATGGAACGCAACGGCATCCACATTATAGATTTACGACAGACCCAGCAGCTCCTCGATGAAGCGTGCGAGGCAATGGCAAATCTTGCGGCCGATGGGAAGAAGGTTCTTTACGTCGGAACAAAGAAACAGGCTCGTGAGATAATCCGGCAGCAGGCCGAGCGTGCAGGAGTCTATTATGTCACCGAGCGGTGGCTCGGCGGGATGCTGACAAATTTCAGCACCATACGAAAAAGCGTACGCCGGCTTCAACACATTGAGAAGATGGAAGTGGATAATACCATCGAAAGCATGACAAAGAAAGAAGGACTTCATCTCAAGAGGGAAAAGGAGAAATTGGAGAAGACACTGTCCGGCGTCCGCGAGATGAATAAACTGCCCGGTGCCGTTTTTGTCATTGATATAAAGAAAGAACACATAGCTGTTGCTGAAGCGTCGAGACTCGGCATACCGATATTCGCTCTGGTTGACACCAACTGCGACCCTGATCCGATCACTTACTTGGTTCCATCGAATGATGATGCGGTGACAGCGATCGAGGTGATCTTGAAAGCCCTTACCGATGCCTACGTTGAAGGAAGTCAGCGGGCAAATGAAGCGAAGATGGAGGCTATGATGGAACAGTCGTCGAAGTCTTCGGATGCCTCATCTAAGAAACAAGAGAATGTAAATTGA
- a CDS encoding phosphoribosylaminoimidazolesuccinocarboxamide synthase — translation MEKVVQYTAYRDLKLFRRGKVRDVYELSNSLLFVATDRISAFDVILPNGIPFKGKVLNQMSKFWFDFTQKIIKNHVVSADVTAYPAECLKYGGELDGRSMIVKKTRPLPLECIVRGYISGSGWLDYQRTKSICGVLLPVGLRESEKLPEPIFTPSTKAEIGVHDENISFDKAVNLVGKDVAEKVRDYAIEIYRTASWHAENKGIIIADTKMEFGADENGELVLIDELLTPDSSRFWDMAHYQVGKSQPSFDKQFVRDYLISIKWSKKPPAPNLPDEIIRVTSEKYLQALSVLAGITLG, via the coding sequence ATGGAAAAGGTAGTTCAGTACACCGCATACAGAGATCTCAAGCTTTTCCGCCGTGGAAAAGTCCGGGATGTTTATGAGCTTTCGAATTCACTGCTCTTTGTGGCGACCGACAGGATAAGTGCTTTCGACGTCATCTTGCCGAATGGGATTCCCTTCAAAGGCAAGGTACTCAACCAGATGTCGAAGTTTTGGTTTGACTTCACTCAGAAGATCATCAAGAATCATGTCGTCTCGGCGGATGTCACGGCTTACCCGGCAGAATGCTTGAAGTACGGCGGCGAGCTTGACGGCCGGAGCATGATTGTAAAGAAGACAAGACCGCTCCCGTTGGAATGCATTGTGCGCGGATACATAAGCGGCTCGGGCTGGCTCGATTACCAGCGAACCAAATCTATCTGCGGGGTCCTTCTGCCGGTTGGCCTGCGGGAATCGGAGAAACTGCCGGAACCGATTTTCACACCATCGACAAAAGCGGAAATAGGGGTCCATGATGAGAACATAAGTTTCGACAAGGCGGTCAATTTGGTGGGAAAGGATGTTGCCGAGAAAGTGCGCGATTATGCGATAGAAATTTACAGAACGGCATCATGGCACGCAGAGAACAAGGGGATCATAATTGCGGATACTAAAATGGAATTCGGCGCGGACGAAAATGGTGAGCTGGTTTTGATCGACGAGCTGCTGACGCCCGATTCGTCCAGATTCTGGGACATGGCACATTATCAAGTTGGAAAATCGCAGCCAAGCTTTGACAAGCAATTCGTTCGCGATTATTTGATTTCTATAAAATGGAGCAAGAAGCCGCCCGCACCGAATCTGCCTGACGAGATTATCCGCGTGACAAGCGAGAAATACCTGCAGGCATTGAGCGTGCTCGCGGGAATTACGCTCGGTTGA
- a CDS encoding glycosyltransferase family 9 protein — MSKKLLIRLSSAGDIILTSPLLKLIKEKEPDSEIHFVVKSIYSDLIQYNPNISTVHLVQENTDLVQLERLRQQLLGERFDSTLDLQNNFRSIYLRKGTSKRIGTIRKEIFKRAALVKMKLNLFREVRPVALKYAQVYDKTITQVSKPDIFFPPGMKEKTNEIWETLASRGDRTIFLCPGSKHFTKRWPVENWIALAKMISVQDHVVLIGGREDAEICGAIERAGGVSSLSGKLTMLESAAMLSHADLVITNDSFLMHAANALGKKIVAIFGSSVKELGFFPYGVETKIMEVSGLSCRPCSHIGKESCPKKHFRCMLGTTPQMVYEAATELLGI, encoded by the coding sequence ATGTCAAAAAAGCTCCTGATAAGATTAAGCTCGGCGGGCGATATCATTCTTACTTCGCCTCTCCTTAAGTTGATAAAAGAAAAAGAACCTGATTCCGAAATTCATTTTGTCGTAAAGTCAATTTATTCCGACCTTATTCAATATAACCCTAACATAAGCACCGTGCATTTAGTTCAGGAAAATACGGATCTCGTTCAACTCGAGAGACTGAGACAGCAACTGCTCGGCGAAAGATTCGACTCCACTTTAGACCTTCAGAACAATTTCAGAAGCATTTACTTGAGAAAGGGGACTTCAAAAAGAATCGGAACGATCAGAAAGGAGATTTTCAAGCGAGCAGCACTCGTAAAGATGAAACTAAATCTCTTTCGTGAGGTACGTCCTGTCGCTCTAAAATACGCGCAGGTCTACGACAAGACAATAACACAGGTTTCGAAGCCTGATATTTTTTTCCCCCCGGGCATGAAGGAGAAGACCAACGAAATTTGGGAAACGCTGGCTTCCAGAGGAGACAGGACAATATTCCTTTGCCCCGGATCAAAGCATTTCACGAAGCGCTGGCCTGTTGAAAACTGGATTGCGCTTGCCAAGATGATATCTGTGCAGGACCATGTTGTCCTGATCGGAGGGCGGGAAGATGCAGAGATATGCGGCGCCATCGAAAGAGCCGGCGGAGTTAGCAGTCTCAGCGGGAAGCTGACTATGCTCGAGAGTGCCGCGATGCTTTCTCACGCAGATCTGGTTATCACGAACGATTCATTCCTGATGCACGCGGCGAACGCGCTCGGCAAAAAAATTGTTGCCATATTCGGCTCGAGCGTGAAGGAATTAGGATTTTTCCCTTACGGGGTTGAGACTAAAATCATGGAGGTCAGCGGGTTGAGTTGTCGTCCATGTTCACACATCGGGAAGGAATCATGCCCGAAAAAACATTTCCGCTGCATGCTGGGAACAACGCCTCAGATGGTTTACGAAGCTGCGACAGAATTGCTGGGCATATAA
- a CDS encoding enoyl-CoA hydratase-related protein, producing MGKRVDLVVKGKIAYLILNRPEKRNAMDDLAVEELTGYFKQADSNQNLRAIVFGGKGSAFSSGADLNYLLKLSQSSQSANLDDSMALKNLLLSVYTSRKLVCAVVRGPALAGAFGLVLSCDIIFASERAKFGFTEVKVGFVPAIVMKIALRKMTEPNVRKLVLTGRVIDAAEALRMGLIPEIISDHEIDSHVDDFLREFVSGTSKKAIELTKEMLSQVKDLTLEDALKYGAMMNAKARSLEDFKKGIEAFLNKKHLEWD from the coding sequence GTGGGCAAGAGAGTAGATTTGGTCGTAAAAGGCAAGATCGCGTATCTGATACTAAATCGCCCTGAAAAAAGAAATGCCATGGATGATTTAGCAGTTGAAGAGTTAACGGGATATTTCAAGCAGGCCGATTCCAACCAGAATCTCAGGGCGATCGTGTTCGGCGGAAAAGGCTCCGCATTTTCATCAGGAGCAGACCTAAATTATCTATTGAAGCTCTCTCAGAGTTCACAGTCCGCGAATCTCGATGACTCCATGGCGCTTAAGAATCTCTTGCTGTCGGTTTACACGAGCAGAAAACTTGTTTGTGCGGTCGTGAGGGGTCCGGCACTTGCAGGAGCTTTCGGGTTGGTCTTGTCGTGTGACATTATTTTCGCTTCGGAAAGAGCGAAGTTCGGATTTACAGAAGTGAAGGTCGGGTTTGTGCCGGCGATTGTCATGAAAATTGCACTCAGAAAAATGACGGAGCCGAATGTAAGGAAATTGGTTTTAACGGGAAGGGTAATTGATGCGGCAGAGGCACTCAGAATGGGATTGATACCGGAAATCATAAGCGATCACGAAATCGACTCGCACGTTGACGACTTCCTGAGAGAGTTCGTATCAGGCACGAGCAAAAAGGCGATCGAGCTGACAAAAGAAATGTTATCACAGGTGAAGGACCTGACTCTGGAAGACGCGCTGAAGTATGGCGCCATGATGAACGCGAAGGCGCGTTCCCTGGAGGATTTCAAAAAAGGTATTGAAGCATTTTTAAATAAAAAACATTTGGAGTGGGACTAG